The Microcoleus sp. bin38.metabat.b11b12b14.051 genome window below encodes:
- a CDS encoding TMEM165/GDT1 family protein: MDWQLLGITFITVFLSELGDKSQLAAIALGSSCNSPRAVFFGTASALLLASFLGVLVGQGTAEVLPERLVKTIAAIGFAVMGLRLLWPKSDEAEASE, from the coding sequence ATGGATTGGCAACTTTTAGGTATAACTTTTATTACGGTATTTTTGTCAGAATTGGGTGACAAAAGTCAATTAGCTGCGATCGCCCTTGGTAGCAGTTGCAACTCGCCGCGGGCTGTATTTTTCGGCACGGCGTCGGCGCTGCTGTTGGCGAGTTTCCTGGGTGTTTTGGTTGGACAAGGTACGGCGGAGGTGTTACCGGAGAGATTGGTAAAGACGATCGCGGCGATCGGATTTGCGGTGATGGGTTTGCGCCTGCTGTGGCCAAAATCTGATGAGGCGGAAGCTTCCGAGTAG
- a CDS encoding DUF4149 domain-containing protein: protein MTAISTSRVESVRPRWQAIVMVALIFWLSGSVILDLLVMPSLYVSGMMVSPDFATAGNLMFWGFNRVELICSGLVATGLMVLSNSLSDFGKRSRTAIVLSFVLLAIALVDTYALTPQMSALGMQLNLFDSATEAPAGMNILHQGYFALEALKLAVGGTLLGWCYQNQV from the coding sequence ATGACAGCTATTAGTACATCGAGAGTAGAATCAGTAAGACCCCGCTGGCAAGCAATTGTCATGGTAGCCTTAATTTTCTGGCTCAGCGGTAGCGTGATTTTGGATCTATTAGTCATGCCGAGCCTCTACGTATCTGGCATGATGGTATCTCCCGATTTTGCAACTGCGGGAAATTTGATGTTCTGGGGATTCAACCGCGTTGAATTAATCTGTTCGGGCTTGGTAGCAACGGGTTTGATGGTTTTGAGCAATTCACTCAGTGACTTCGGCAAGCGCAGCCGCACAGCAATCGTATTATCATTCGTACTTCTGGCGATCGCCCTGGTTGACACCTACGCCCTCACACCTCAAATGAGCGCCTTGGGAATGCAGCTAAATCTGTTCGACTCCGCCACAGAAGCCCCTGCCGGCATGAACATACTGCACCAAGGATATTTTGCCTTGGAAGCGCTGAAGTTGGCTGTCGGCGGTACGCTGCTCGGCTGGTGCTACCAAAACCAAGTTTAA